One Polynucleobacter sp. MWH-Spelu-300-X4 genomic window carries:
- a CDS encoding DEAD/DEAH box helicase, which yields MSIQETNPDLTFADFGFAEPITRAITEQGYIKPTPIQAQSMPHVLQGSDVMGAAQTGTGKTAAFVLPILQNILPFASNSASPARHPIRALVLTPTRELADQVADNAFKYAKFTDIRTAVVFGGVDMAPQTAQLRSGVELLIATPGRLLDHITQKTANLSQVQFLILDEADRMLDMGFLPDLQRIISLIPAQRQTLLFSATFSPEIKKLAQSYLRNPVTVEVARNNAAADTVRQIVHMVPSERKKDAVVKVLNARIQQGLSRQAIVFTNSRIGCSKLASALERSGIKAGAIHGDKSQIERMQILDAFKKGVVDVLVATDVAARGLDIADMPCVINHELPFNAEDYVHRIGRTGRAGAQGDAIALVDSSEEKLLLDIEKLMNRKLTRMPVPDPAGGPAADPFFYMPYQAKAAKDAKDTVSATDSPALSEVPPKNAGIKSAPRPVGALLGGFKKK from the coding sequence GTGAGTATCCAAGAAACTAATCCCGATTTAACTTTTGCTGATTTTGGCTTTGCTGAGCCAATTACGCGTGCCATTACCGAGCAAGGCTATATCAAGCCGACACCTATTCAGGCGCAATCAATGCCTCATGTCTTACAGGGTTCGGATGTGATGGGCGCCGCGCAAACAGGTACAGGTAAAACAGCTGCTTTTGTTTTACCTATTCTTCAAAATATTTTGCCCTTTGCGAGTAACAGCGCATCGCCCGCTAGGCATCCTATTCGAGCTTTGGTGTTAACGCCAACAAGAGAGTTGGCTGATCAGGTGGCGGATAACGCATTTAAATACGCCAAATTTACGGACATTAGAACTGCAGTTGTTTTTGGTGGTGTTGATATGGCGCCACAAACTGCGCAGTTACGTTCAGGTGTTGAGTTACTAATTGCAACTCCAGGTAGGTTGTTAGATCACATTACGCAAAAGACTGCGAACCTATCTCAAGTTCAGTTTCTGATTTTGGATGAAGCTGATCGCATGTTGGATATGGGTTTCTTGCCGGACTTACAGCGCATCATTAGCTTGATCCCCGCGCAAAGACAAACTTTATTGTTTTCGGCTACTTTCTCGCCGGAAATTAAAAAATTAGCACAGAGTTATTTACGTAATCCCGTGACAGTAGAAGTTGCCAGAAACAATGCTGCGGCTGATACGGTCCGACAGATTGTTCACATGGTGCCTAGTGAGCGTAAGAAGGACGCGGTCGTTAAAGTATTAAATGCGCGTATTCAACAAGGGCTATCTCGCCAAGCCATCGTTTTTACTAATAGCCGTATTGGCTGCAGTAAATTGGCTAGCGCGCTTGAGCGAAGTGGTATCAAGGCTGGCGCTATTCATGGCGATAAAAGTCAAATTGAACGTATGCAAATTTTGGATGCGTTTAAAAAAGGTGTGGTGGATGTTTTGGTGGCAACGGATGTTGCAGCTAGAGGCCTTGATATTGCAGACATGCCTTGTGTGATTAATCATGAGTTGCCTTTTAATGCGGAAGATTATGTCCATCGTATTGGGCGAACCGGACGCGCTGGTGCACAGGGTGATGCGATTGCTTTGGTGGATTCATCGGAAGAAAAGCTTTTGCTTGATATTGAAAAGCTCATGAATCGTAAGCTCACACGTATGCCGGTTCCTGACCCTGCCGGTGGGCCTGCTGCTGATCCATTCTTTTATATGCCTTACCAAGCTAAAGCGGCGAAAGATGCTAAAGATACGGTATCTGCTACAGATAGTCCGGCACTCAGTGAAGTGCCCCCTAAAAATGCCGGTATTAAGTCAGCTCCAAGACCAGTCGGCGCTTTATTAGGTGGGTTCAAGAAAAAATAA
- the gluQRS gene encoding tRNA glutamyl-Q(34) synthetase GluQRS has translation MLTCNYLGRFAPSPTGALHAGSLATALGSWLHARAHDGKWLLRIEDLDLPRCIPGTDKIIISQLEACGLYWDGDIEYQSKRTDLYKKYLNELIVANKAFGCRCTRKQIEDALVAKGISRQRHDELIYPGTCRDLGYTTEPCAWRLRVNQPHLRETVGDFVLRRADGIFTYQLAVVVDDQLQGITHIVRGADLLDNTERQIYLQEQLGFRTPEYLHLPLVLDKNQEKLSKQTKAEAIAIDTPEKVLKALQAAGRHLNLSNPSLFDESSLSAAEWLEIALKDYKQRLLKK, from the coding sequence ATGTTGACTTGCAATTACCTTGGTCGCTTCGCCCCCTCACCCACCGGTGCTCTGCACGCAGGGTCGCTCGCAACCGCCCTTGGTAGCTGGCTCCACGCCCGAGCCCATGATGGGAAATGGCTTCTTAGGATAGAAGACCTAGATTTACCTAGGTGCATACCTGGAACGGACAAAATCATCATCTCTCAACTAGAAGCCTGTGGCCTTTACTGGGATGGCGATATTGAATACCAATCAAAACGCACAGATTTATACAAAAAATACTTAAATGAGCTCATTGTTGCCAATAAAGCTTTTGGTTGCCGATGCACGCGCAAACAAATTGAAGATGCCCTAGTTGCTAAAGGTATCTCACGTCAACGACACGATGAACTAATTTACCCAGGAACCTGCCGTGACCTTGGTTACACCACAGAACCTTGCGCATGGCGCTTACGTGTTAATCAGCCACACCTTAGAGAAACTGTTGGAGATTTTGTTTTACGAAGAGCGGATGGAATTTTCACCTATCAATTGGCTGTTGTAGTGGATGATCAGCTACAAGGCATTACCCATATTGTGAGAGGTGCAGATTTACTAGATAACACCGAGCGACAAATTTATTTACAAGAGCAATTAGGCTTTAGAACACCTGAATATTTACATCTACCGCTCGTATTAGATAAAAATCAAGAAAAGCTCAGCAAACAAACTAAAGCTGAAGCCATCGCGATTGATACACCAGAGAAAGTATTAAAAGCTCTACAAGCGGCTGGAAGGCACTTAAACCTAAGCAACCCTTCCCTCTTTGATGAATCGTCTTTAAGCGCTGCTGAGTGGCTTGAAATAGCTTTAAAAGATTACAAACAGCGACTGTTAAAAAAATAA